The Corythoichthys intestinalis isolate RoL2023-P3 chromosome 19, ASM3026506v1, whole genome shotgun sequence nucleotide sequence GTTGAGTACCTGCAAGCTGTGGAAGGCCTGACGCAGGTTACGTACGCGGCTTCTCTCACGTGCCGCATTTACCGGGGagtgatgactgcctgaagtgcTTTTTGGGAGTGTTTGATTGCTCGTGTTCGATCCGGACCCGCAAGCTGATGGGACCTGAAAACCCAGATTAGGATTTGAAAACCAAAGGTTAATTTGATgacactaaatattgtcattgcTGCAGAACAATTAAAATAAAAGACTATGTAAAACCTAACCTACAACAATAAAACCTAACATAATACATGTACAGTCACTAAAATTTTCAGCACAGTCAGACTTGAACACAGGTAAATATTGTAACAAAATGATCTTATTTCTGCTTACCAGATAACACAACTCCCTGTTGCTTCGAATTCCGTGCTTACGCCTTTGCAGGCATGCGGGGCTTCTGCTCGTGGAAGCTCCATGGCTCTCAGGTTCTGCAGGTCGGTGGCTTATGGCGACTGACATTAGACTCTCCAAAGGATTTCCCGCCATGAGCGATTGGATAGAAAGTAAGTGCAGATTTTCCTGAAGTTTCACTTAATGTGTCTACACTCATCGGATGGACAGGATTGGATTTTTCTTTGGAGTCCTCCGgttgtttacattttcattaGGAATTCAGTCGTTAGTCATCTGATCTCAAGAACTATCAGTGGTAAGAAGTCCACAAGCAAAGGTCCGTCCATTCAGAACATTCCTCAGAATGGGTCCCCAACTCTCTGCAGCTCTGCCTCGCAGAACAAGTGGTGAGATGTCCACAAGCAAAGTTCTCAGCGCATCAGCATCCATCCAAAACGTGCCTCCACCCCCTTTGCGGCTCTGACTTGCGTGTTCCCTTATCAAGTGAGGTAATGTGGGGAACTTCATGTGGTCCTTATCTCAGCCGCCCGGTCGTCCTGATCCTCCCTGGTTGTTTGGCTGCCAAGAAGAGCATGCAGGCGGGCAGTCGGGCCAGGGGGAGTGCAGGACTAGAAGGGGTCCCGAGCCAGGGCACTCTAGGGGGCTTGGGAAAGTCAAAATTGTGGTAACAGCTGGACGAGGGTGGGACGGCAAGGGTCAGGGGCAGTGCGACATTGTCCAAGAAGAAGCTTGAAAAAATTTGCTATTCTGCTCTttcttttaagcctttttatgACCTCAAATAAAGTTCGACAGAGTTGGACCAAAACATACTCTCATGTAAGGTAACCAAATTACTGAAAGGCCTCTTGGTatgatgtcatttttttgcaatgcaatACATCACTGCCAAATACAATGACTACATTAGTAATCGTTTTGTgtcagttaaaaaaatattcgatcattccagaattggagggCAATTTGGCTTCCGAATAAGCCTTCTTTTTTCAGATTTTCTGCTCTATATCTACAGCTTAGGTGGATAGTAAATGTGTtgcatttactcagttacatttacttgataagCGTTTGGGAGGAAAATGTACTACGTTTTACTAGCGTTGTCTGATATTATTGGGTAGCCGATAAAATCGGCCGATTAAAgccttttaaaatgatatcggataatatcgacatcggttttgggccagtaTGCTTGTTGCCTTTAAAGTGAATGTAGATGCCTTATGCCTTTgtgcaagggctggtcacacctTAGCCCAGCAGTTATGCATATTGACCATTAGAGGCACTGTGtgagctacagtggtatgaaaaagtatctgaacatttttgtatttatcacatttctgcataaaatcaccatcaaatgtgatctgatctttgtcaaaatcacatagatgaaaatagtgtctgctttaactaaaaccacccaaacatttatacgttttcatattttatagaggatggcatgcaaacaatgacagaaggggggaaaagtaAGTAAGTGCCTCTGCCtttggagacttaaagagcaattaaaaccaatttttaccaagcgTTTAtattcaggtgtgtgcccaatcattgatgaggggtttaaagctgccgtgcccactataaaacacacacctggtaagaaatgtgttGATGAGAaatattgtctgatgtgcatcatggctccgttaaaagagctgtctgaagacctgcgatcaaggattgttgatttgtataaagctgggaaaggatacaataccatctctaaatgtctggatgttcatcaatcgacagtcggagaagctgtctacaaatggagagagtttggcactgcttctctcccaaggagtggccgtccaccaaagatgacgcaagagttcagcgcagaatactcagaggtaaaaaaagaactcaCGTGTCCgctaaaaacttacagaaatcactggcacagtccaatatctctgtgcacacattaactatatgtaaaactatggccaagaatgggaggactcatggaggaagccactgctgtctaaaaaaaaacaaaaaaacccattgttgctcgtttaatgttcgcaaaaagcaaCTTGGACATTCCACGGaagttttgtggactgatgaaaccaaagttgaattgtttgggagtaacacacaacgtcatgtgtggaggaaaaatttaacagtgcaccaacatcaacacctcatccccaccttgaagcatggtggagggagcatcaggatttggggctgtttctacctcagggcctggacacttgtaatcattaatggaagaatgaattgaaaagtttatcaggatattttgcaggaaaacctgaggccgtctgtcagacagttcaagctaaaaagaggatggatgctgctacaagacaatgatccaaaacacagaagtaaatcaacttcagaatggtttcagaggaACAAATTGCATGTTCTGGAGTGATCCAGACTTGGacccaattgagatgctgtggcatgacctaaagacatcgATTCATGCCAgttatcccaggaatctgactgaactacagcagttttgtagaaacgattgggccaagattagtcctaatcaatgtgccagactgatctgcagcttcaggaaccgtctggttgaagttattgctgccaaagggggggcacaaaacattaaatgtgatggctcacttattttcccccttctgccgTTGTgtgcatactatcttcattaaaatatgaaaacatcaatgtttgggtgggtttagttaaagcagacactattttttcatctgtgtgattttggcaaagattacatcacatttgatggtgattttatgcagaaatgtgagaaactccaaaaggttcagatactttttcataccactataacTTTTTACTAcaattggaatcagatatgcctgaAGTCTGAACGCAACCTTACAACAAGACAGTGAAATTGCTTAGTCTTGACTTGTATTTATAACAGTATGCTCTGGAGAGATACATATGAAAGTAAAGTTTTGATGACAATTATTGTCAATTATAAGCAAGCCCGTCAACAGGGTgggggcaaccgggtatgttgtcccgggcctcaggacatcattgtctgattaaatattatgttctactaaATATATACTTTAACatagtaaatatttcaaatatatattttttccttttttttacaaCGCCCCCCCAAACCTCCAGTCTTAgcggagaatggtttgaccccgctctcaagactacactacgtacgtgccctgaagcgggaaCTTAAAATGTGTCAttgcaaggccggcccagcctatacgcaaactatgcagctgcttatggCCTCTAACCACTAaaagcccccaatctggcaacctcattttatacgttaATAGAGCATTGTGAATAATGTGTCACGCATTGCTGTTTATCGGTGcgaacatccattttcttgtcattacaatctggcaacctggggagtgatgTTGAACCTGCATTGgaatgattggtgctcaaacttgcttggaaaatagatgcacgaatatgtcgaagagaatttatccttctggagcagagaaacgaaaaatctgattaatatacaaaatatggacgtatgggttggattgcatgtatgggtttcacagtacactgtgacgaaaaatatgggccccttggcattattttgcttagggtccCCAAATGGC carries:
- the LOC130907717 gene encoding transcription factor 24-like, whose protein sequence is MAGNPLESLMSVAISHRPAEPESHGASTSRSPACLQRRKHGIRSNRELCYLVPSACGSGSNTSNQTLPKSTSGSHHSPVNAARERSRVRNLRQAFHSLQAALPSVPRDTKLSKLDVLILATNYIAYLTQTLDQGRTLAEHTLPPRPGGYLHPVKKWPMRSLLYCGSVGEVLSGVQANQDTVHLIDQGDKEC